From Gammaproteobacteria bacterium, a single genomic window includes:
- a CDS encoding DEAD/DEAH box helicase family protein, translated as MLKSLITGGDADPLLPRLLEGIHQAKEIELAVAFIKSSGLDILFPALSDALTERGATLTVLTSDYLDVTDPRALRSLMLLAERGADVRVFETAGQVSFHLKAYLFLRCSDGTPTGGTAFIGSSNISKIALTEGLEWNYRIEFSGDPADPVQERFCEIQDEYQALLNRPEVIALDHDWIAGYEKRRRVPNAEVAPDSNDSPLPAPRPSDVQKAALRELSRTMEEGYRSGLVVMATGLGKTYLAGFFVKQMNAAKALFVAHREEILLQAEATFQRIFPRSVVGRYTGNRKEIEANLLFASVQTLGRTGHLELFAPGHFDCVVVDEFHHAAAPTYRRLLTHFRPRFMLGLTATPDRTDQSDILSLCDDNLVYSVNLFYGIEQRLLCRFSYYGIHDGTVDYTEIPWRNGRFDPHTLSNKLATLSRARHALKEWRDKAQKRTLAFCVSIKHARFMEKQFAQDGVRAVAVYGGSEMDRSEALERLDQGSIQVVFSVDLFNEGVDLPSIDTVMMLRPTESKVLFLQQLGRGLRRHPDKQRLIVLDFIGNHKGFVNRPLALFGDQSNLRDPSDFARRYEEGNLTLPEGCYVNFDLEFINFLARLHGGGPVDDYRSLRDSLGRRPTLTEYFHSGASVSQMRNRCGQWWGLLREQGDLDDKERIVFQGHEAFLREIEVTQMTRSFKAVLLEALIENDGFRNPPTLDALAEQALGVFRRRRNFIADIRRDLRNIDDIDMRQWTTYWNGNPVNAWTGGNRNQHDRNWFEESEGYFRPTFAISDDEHEVFQGMVQELVDFRLASYEKHLSSESETTGSVIPFPGTAKDSGTELPYFPNLKIACGYFRNGRADECEYKGLGDGYGRVDSARCFIARAVGDSMNGGKRPIRDGDYLLLELVSPDRAGSITNATMVIERQDIDGGDQYLLRVVNKTRDGRYILKAANPSYDDLQADESMRPLARLRAVIDPSHLRSGQSFDLT; from the coding sequence GTGTTAAAAAGCCTGATCACGGGAGGAGATGCCGATCCGCTTCTGCCGAGGCTGCTCGAGGGCATCCACCAGGCCAAGGAGATAGAACTTGCGGTCGCATTCATCAAGAGCAGCGGTCTCGACATACTGTTCCCCGCCTTGTCCGATGCGCTAACGGAGCGCGGCGCCACGCTTACCGTTCTGACGAGCGACTACCTGGATGTCACGGATCCACGGGCGCTGCGCAGTCTGATGTTGTTGGCCGAGCGCGGCGCCGATGTTCGCGTGTTCGAAACAGCAGGGCAGGTCAGTTTTCATCTCAAGGCATATCTCTTCTTGCGTTGCTCCGATGGCACCCCGACGGGTGGCACCGCATTCATCGGCTCCAGCAACATCAGCAAGATCGCACTGACCGAGGGACTCGAGTGGAACTACCGCATCGAGTTCTCCGGGGATCCTGCGGATCCGGTGCAAGAGCGATTCTGTGAGATTCAGGATGAATACCAGGCATTGCTCAATCGCCCGGAAGTCATCGCTCTCGACCATGACTGGATAGCAGGGTACGAGAAACGCCGCAGAGTGCCGAACGCTGAGGTGGCGCCGGACAGCAACGACTCACCATTGCCAGCGCCGCGGCCCAGCGATGTGCAGAAAGCGGCGCTTCGGGAATTGTCGCGCACGATGGAAGAGGGATACCGGAGTGGCCTTGTCGTAATGGCAACCGGCCTGGGAAAGACCTACCTGGCGGGTTTTTTCGTCAAGCAGATGAATGCCGCAAAGGCGCTTTTTGTTGCGCATCGGGAAGAAATTCTCCTGCAGGCGGAGGCGACCTTCCAACGTATCTTCCCCCGATCGGTCGTGGGGCGATACACGGGAAACCGAAAAGAGATAGAGGCCAATTTGCTGTTTGCCTCCGTTCAGACCCTGGGCAGAACCGGCCATCTCGAATTGTTTGCGCCGGGGCATTTCGATTGCGTGGTCGTTGATGAGTTTCATCACGCGGCCGCCCCAACCTACCGTCGGCTTCTGACGCACTTCAGGCCTCGCTTTATGCTGGGTTTGACTGCGACGCCGGACAGGACGGACCAGTCCGATATCCTGAGTCTCTGCGACGATAATCTCGTCTACTCCGTGAACCTGTTCTACGGGATTGAACAGCGATTGCTTTGCAGGTTCAGCTACTATGGTATCCACGACGGAACCGTGGATTACACGGAGATTCCCTGGCGTAACGGAAGATTCGATCCCCACACCCTGTCCAACAAGCTCGCGACACTTTCCCGGGCCAGACATGCTTTGAAGGAGTGGAGAGACAAGGCGCAGAAGCGGACGCTGGCTTTCTGCGTATCGATCAAGCATGCAAGGTTTATGGAAAAGCAGTTCGCGCAAGACGGCGTTCGGGCGGTAGCGGTTTACGGAGGTTCCGAAATGGATCGCAGCGAAGCGCTCGAACGCCTCGATCAGGGATCCATACAGGTGGTTTTCTCCGTGGATCTGTTCAACGAAGGGGTGGACCTGCCGTCGATCGACACCGTGATGATGTTGCGTCCAACGGAGTCCAAGGTACTGTTCCTGCAGCAACTGGGAAGGGGGCTCAGACGGCACCCGGATAAGCAGCGATTGATCGTCCTGGATTTCATTGGTAATCACAAGGGATTTGTCAACAGGCCCCTGGCTCTGTTTGGCGATCAGAGCAATCTACGAGACCCGAGCGATTTTGCGCGCCGCTACGAAGAGGGCAATTTGACATTACCGGAAGGCTGTTACGTCAACTTCGATCTGGAGTTTATTAACTTCCTCGCTAGGCTACATGGCGGTGGCCCTGTCGACGACTATCGGTCGCTTCGAGATTCGCTTGGGCGCCGGCCGACTTTGACCGAGTATTTTCATAGTGGTGCGAGCGTTTCCCAGATGCGCAACCGTTGCGGGCAGTGGTGGGGTCTTCTACGTGAGCAGGGCGATCTTGATGATAAGGAACGGATCGTGTTCCAAGGACACGAGGCCTTCCTGAGAGAGATCGAAGTCACGCAAATGACGAGATCCTTCAAGGCGGTACTGCTTGAGGCGCTGATCGAGAACGACGGGTTTCGCAATCCACCCACCTTGGATGCCCTGGCAGAACAGGCACTGGGAGTATTCCGCCGCCGGAGAAATTTCATTGCCGATATCCGTAGAGATCTGAGAAATATCGATGACATCGATATGCGGCAGTGGACTACATACTGGAATGGAAATCCGGTAAACGCTTGGACCGGGGGTAACAGAAATCAGCATGACCGGAACTGGTTCGAGGAATCCGAGGGATACTTCAGACCGACATTCGCTATTTCCGACGATGAGCATGAGGTTTTCCAGGGCATGGTGCAGGAATTGGTGGATTTCCGCCTGGCATCCTATGAAAAGCACCTGAGTTCGGAGTCGGAGACGACCGGATCTGTCATTCCCTTCCCCGGTACCGCGAAGGATAGCGGGACGGAGTTGCCGTATTTCCCCAATCTGAAGATCGCATGCGGTTATTTCAGGAATGGAAGAGCGGACGAATGCGAGTACAAGGGCCTGGGCGACGGATACGGACGTGTCGATTCAGCTCGCTGCTTCATAGCCAGGGCGGTCGGCGACTCGATGAATGGCGGAAAACGTCCCATTCGAGACGGCGACTACTTGTTACTTGAATTGGTCAGTCCAGACCGCGCAGGATCCATCACAAATGCTACGATGGTCATCGAGAGGCAGGACATCGATGGAGGAGACCAGTACTTGTTGCGCGTAGTCAACAAGACGCGAGATGGCCGCTATATTCTGAAAGCCGCGAATCCTTCCTATGATGATCTCCAGGCCGACGAGAGTATGCGCCCCTTGGCGCGTCTGCGTGCAGTCATCGATCCTTCTCATTTGAGATCAGGCCAGAGTTTCGATCTGACCTGA
- a CDS encoding class I SAM-dependent methyltransferase has protein sequence MIDHWSGTDYYRRNARRYFQDTLNLDMTPLYERFLGQLSTGARILDAGCGSGRDSRAFIERGYAVRACDASPELAAMAEAYAGIPVDVLRFQDFEYVSEFHGIWACASLLHVSLEELPDVFSRLARALKSGGIAYASFKYGTGSREVDGRRFTDLDEARLAVLLAEPGGLRAMETWVTLDGRPDRRSDRWLNALLGIAESAC, from the coding sequence ATGATCGATCACTGGTCCGGAACGGACTACTATCGGCGAAACGCGAGGAGATATTTTCAGGACACGCTGAACCTGGACATGACACCGCTCTATGAGCGATTCCTTGGACAACTCTCCACCGGTGCACGAATACTCGATGCCGGCTGCGGATCGGGTCGCGATTCGAGGGCCTTCATTGAACGCGGATACGCTGTGCGGGCCTGTGACGCGTCACCCGAGCTGGCCGCGATGGCCGAGGCGTATGCAGGAATTCCCGTTGACGTTCTGCGATTCCAGGATTTCGAATATGTTTCGGAGTTCCACGGTATCTGGGCCTGTGCGAGCCTGTTGCACGTATCGCTGGAGGAACTGCCGGATGTTTTCAGTCGATTGGCCCGGGCACTCAAATCCGGCGGTATCGCCTATGCGTCATTCAAGTATGGCACGGGTTCCAGAGAAGTGGACGGCAGGCGGTTCACCGACCTCGATGAGGCGCGCCTGGCCGTGCTGCTCGCGGAACCCGGCGGACTTCGCGCAATGGAAACCTGGGTTACACTGGACGGCCGACCCGATCGTCGGTCGGACCGCTGGCTGAACGCACTTCTCGGCATCGCGGAGTCGGCGTGTTAA
- a CDS encoding lipase maturation factor family protein — protein MNRTNPRRPLLAYDGDCSFCAYWVRYWQRLTGEQVSYTPYQEILDDHPEVPEDEFRRAIQLFDPQGARYSGAEAGFRILALVPGRGAGLWLYRHLPGFAALGEATYRVIANHRDAAYRASRLLWGGERFPPEWDLVSGLFLRLLGLTFLVAFVSIGFQIEGLVGSGGILPLSQTLAAIAAEHGAQRFWTAPTLFWINASDVALLAACAAGAVASGLVMLNVLTRAMLVVTFVLHLSLWVAMPVFGDIQPDALILEVGLLAIFLTMGSRIVIWLFRWLLFRFMLLSGVVKLLTHDPSWANLTALDFHYETQPLPTPLAWYAHQLPEWFQQLSVLSTLGIELVLPWLVLMPRRPRFVAAWGFLLLQVAITLTGNFYFLNLLTIFLCLFLFDDHALERLVPSRLTERLRYRLPRPGRLATLVSALFAAVVVSVDLAVTWQRLERKPLPEPLAAVVSATSRFGVTNFYGFFGVMNTQRLEIVLEGSVDGEHWRAYEFPFKPGDVHRCPRWSIPYHPRLDWTLWFAAYEGPYENPWLGDLIYRLLDGSPPVLDLLAKDPFPEQPPEWVRGTLYRYRFTTPTERAASGDCWVRERLGPYLPPISLENWTPP, from the coding sequence ATGAACCGCACGAATCCCCGGCGCCCCCTGCTCGCCTACGACGGTGACTGTAGCTTCTGCGCCTACTGGGTGCGTTACTGGCAACGCCTGACGGGCGAGCAGGTCTCCTATACCCCGTACCAGGAAATCCTCGACGACCATCCCGAGGTGCCGGAGGACGAGTTCCGCCGCGCGATTCAGCTCTTCGATCCGCAGGGGGCGCGTTACAGCGGCGCCGAAGCGGGGTTCCGGATCCTGGCGCTCGTCCCCGGGCGCGGTGCGGGCCTATGGCTGTATCGCCACCTGCCGGGGTTCGCCGCGCTGGGGGAGGCCACCTACCGGGTAATCGCCAACCACAGGGACGCGGCCTACCGGGCCTCGCGGCTGCTTTGGGGCGGGGAGCGCTTCCCGCCCGAGTGGGACCTCGTCAGCGGGCTGTTCCTGCGCCTGCTGGGCCTGACATTCCTCGTCGCCTTCGTCTCCATCGGCTTTCAGATCGAGGGACTGGTCGGCAGCGGCGGCATCCTGCCCCTTTCGCAGACCCTCGCCGCAATCGCCGCGGAGCACGGCGCGCAGCGCTTCTGGACCGCGCCCACGCTGTTCTGGATAAACGCTTCCGACGTTGCGCTGCTCGCGGCCTGCGCGGCCGGCGCTGTGGCATCCGGGCTCGTGATGCTGAACGTGCTGACGCGGGCGATGCTGGTCGTCACGTTCGTGCTGCACCTCTCGCTGTGGGTCGCGATGCCCGTGTTCGGCGACATTCAGCCGGACGCCTTGATCCTCGAGGTGGGTCTGCTCGCGATATTTCTGACCATGGGCTCGCGGATCGTCATCTGGCTGTTCCGCTGGCTGCTGTTCCGCTTCATGCTGCTTTCCGGCGTCGTCAAGCTGCTCACCCACGATCCGAGCTGGGCGAACCTCACCGCCCTCGACTTCCACTACGAGACCCAACCGCTGCCAACGCCGCTGGCCTGGTACGCGCACCAGCTCCCGGAGTGGTTCCAGCAGCTTTCGGTACTCTCGACCCTCGGGATCGAGCTGGTCCTGCCCTGGCTGGTCTTGATGCCGCGGCGCCCGCGCTTCGTAGCGGCCTGGGGTTTCCTGCTCCTGCAGGTTGCGATCACCCTGACCGGCAACTTCTACTTTCTGAATCTGCTGACGATCTTCCTCTGCCTGTTCCTGTTCGACGACCACGCGCTCGAGCGGCTGGTGCCGTCGCGACTCACCGAGCGCCTTCGTTACCGTCTCCCCAGACCCGGGCGGCTTGCGACCCTGGTATCGGCCCTGTTCGCGGCCGTGGTGGTATCGGTCGACCTGGCGGTCACCTGGCAACGCCTCGAACGGAAGCCCTTGCCGGAACCACTGGCGGCGGTCGTTTCGGCGACTTCGCGTTTCGGGGTCACGAATTTCTACGGTTTTTTCGGGGTGATGAACACGCAGCGTCTCGAGATCGTCCTCGAGGGGTCCGTCGACGGCGAGCACTGGCGCGCCTACGAATTCCCTTTCAAGCCCGGCGACGTGCACCGCTGCCCGCGCTGGAGCATCCCGTATCATCCGCGGCTCGACTGGACCCTGTGGTTCGCCGCGTACGAAGGCCCCTACGAGAACCCCTGGCTGGGCGATCTGATATACCGCCTGCTCGATGGCTCTCCCCCGGTACTGGACCTGCTCGCCAAAGATCCCTTCCCCGAGCAGCCGCCCGAGTGGGTGCGCGGCACGCTCTATCGCTACCGATTCACCACGCCGACCGAGAGGGCCGCGAGCGGGGATTGCTGGGTGCGGGAGCGGCTCGGTCCTTACCTCCCGCCGATCAGCCTGGAGAACTGGACGCCTCCCTGA
- a CDS encoding sigma-70 family RNA polymerase sigma factor, giving the protein MFSDAQFNALYRYGLSLTTDEALSYDLLQDALAGFLKLDVARRPVDGAEFYLRRAMRNRYIDQLRKEKRYPREPLEDGGDRLVSMAMPDPGERVIDRQMVESILDRLNPMERELLHLWAYEEFTAKEIGRQLDAPRGTILSRIHRLKRKIAQFGLGSTGIGKGTGT; this is encoded by the coding sequence GTGTTCAGTGACGCCCAGTTCAATGCACTGTACCGCTACGGGCTCTCGCTAACCACCGACGAGGCCCTGAGCTATGACCTGCTCCAGGACGCGCTGGCAGGTTTTCTGAAGCTGGATGTAGCCCGCCGGCCGGTCGACGGCGCCGAGTTCTATCTGCGCAGGGCGATGCGCAACCGCTACATCGACCAGCTCAGAAAGGAAAAGCGCTACCCGCGCGAGCCCCTGGAAGATGGCGGAGACCGCCTGGTTTCCATGGCCATGCCGGATCCCGGGGAACGGGTGATCGACCGGCAGATGGTGGAGTCTATACTGGATCGGCTGAATCCGATGGAACGTGAGCTGTTGCATCTGTGGGCCTACGAGGAGTTCACCGCAAAGGAGATCGGCAGACAACTCGACGCGCCACGCGGCACGATCCTCTCGCGCATCCATCGATTGAAACGAAAGATCGCGCAGTTCGGCCTGGGATCGACTGGAATCGGTAAAGGCACGGGCACATGA
- the trxC gene encoding thioredoxin TrxC yields MSQSMHIVCPHCDAVNRIPGTRVGQGPKCGKCHRPLFNGHPIELTGANFQKHVSRGDIPVLVDFWAPWCGPCKMMAPAYEQVAKQIEPRVRLAKVNTEVEQMLGAQFGIRSIPTMALFKGGHEVARQAGAMGARDIMRWVQAHL; encoded by the coding sequence ATGAGCCAGTCCATGCACATCGTCTGTCCGCACTGCGACGCGGTCAATCGAATTCCTGGTACGCGCGTGGGACAGGGGCCCAAATGCGGCAAGTGTCATCGGCCCCTGTTCAACGGCCACCCGATCGAACTGACCGGCGCCAACTTCCAGAAGCATGTCAGCCGGGGAGACATCCCGGTGCTGGTGGATTTCTGGGCGCCCTGGTGCGGGCCGTGCAAGATGATGGCGCCGGCCTACGAACAGGTGGCGAAGCAGATCGAACCGCGGGTAAGGCTTGCCAAGGTCAATACCGAAGTGGAACAGATGCTCGGCGCCCAGTTCGGTATCCGCAGCATTCCGACCATGGCGCTGTTCAAGGGTGGGCATGAGGTCGCCCGCCAGGCGGGGGCCATGGGGGCGAGAGACATCATGCGTTGGGTACAGGCGCATCTGTAG
- the arsJ gene encoding organoarsenical effux MFS transporter ArsJ, translating to MESNLRNYLVVTGGYWAFTVTDGAIRMLVVLYFHQLGYSPFEVAMLFVFYEFFGIVTNLVGGWLGARIGLNFTMHIGMGLQVVALAMLAVPDAWLSVPYVMAAQALSGIAKDLNKMSAKASVKTLAGEGSESRLFRWVSVLTGSKNALKGAGFFVGAALLEWIGFRGALAVLAGTLLAVLIVTAILLPSGIGRMKSKPKFTQVFATRPEINWLAAARFFLFGSRDVWFVVGLPVYLYSILGWSFIQVGGFLALWVIGYGFVQASAPKLLRRSHHGQGPGGGTVRLWAFVLAVLPVGIALALGRDWDPAAVLIVGLVLFGIVFAINSAVHSYLILAYSDFDKVSMNVGFYYMANAGGRLAGTVLSGWVYQTHGLEGCLWWSAGFVLAAAMLSFPLPEPGEGQVAPA from the coding sequence CCCCCTTCGAGGTGGCGATGCTGTTCGTGTTCTACGAGTTTTTCGGCATTGTCACCAATCTCGTCGGCGGCTGGTTGGGGGCGCGCATCGGGCTCAACTTTACGATGCACATCGGCATGGGGCTGCAGGTGGTCGCCCTCGCCATGCTCGCGGTCCCGGACGCCTGGCTGTCCGTGCCCTACGTGATGGCGGCACAGGCACTGTCGGGTATCGCCAAGGACCTCAACAAGATGTCCGCCAAGGCGAGCGTCAAGACCCTGGCCGGAGAAGGAAGCGAATCCCGGCTGTTCCGATGGGTGTCCGTACTCACCGGTTCGAAGAACGCGCTGAAGGGGGCGGGATTCTTCGTCGGCGCCGCCTTGCTCGAGTGGATCGGTTTCCGCGGCGCCCTGGCGGTACTGGCGGGGACGCTGCTGGCCGTCCTGATCGTCACGGCGATTCTCCTGCCTTCCGGCATCGGCAGGATGAAGTCCAAGCCGAAATTCACGCAGGTGTTTGCCACTCGCCCGGAGATCAACTGGCTGGCGGCCGCGCGCTTTTTCCTTTTCGGTTCGCGCGACGTGTGGTTCGTCGTCGGACTTCCGGTGTATCTCTATTCGATTCTCGGATGGTCCTTTATTCAGGTGGGTGGCTTCCTCGCCCTCTGGGTGATCGGCTACGGCTTCGTTCAGGCGTCTGCGCCGAAACTCCTCCGGCGCAGTCACCACGGGCAGGGCCCGGGCGGCGGGACCGTAAGGCTCTGGGCCTTCGTGCTGGCAGTCCTTCCGGTCGGGATCGCCCTGGCGCTGGGCCGGGACTGGGATCCCGCTGCCGTCCTGATCGTCGGGCTCGTGCTGTTCGGGATCGTGTTCGCCATCAATTCGGCGGTGCACTCCTACCTGATCCTGGCCTATTCGGACTTCGACAAGGTCTCGATGAACGTGGGCTTTTACTACATGGCCAACGCCGGCGGCCGGCTCGCCGGCACGGTTCTATCGGGTTGGGTGTATCAGACGCACGGACTGGAGGGGTGCCTGTGGTGGTCGGCGGGCTTCGTGCTGGCCGCGGCGATGCTGTCGTTTCCTTTGCCCGAGCCCGGTGAGGGGCAGGTCGCGCCCGCCTGA